The segment CGGGCGGACGGTGATTGTCCATGAAGCCCCTCAAACTGCGGGCTTGGGAGCGGAACTGGTCGCGCGTATCAATGAGCGTGCTTTTTTATGGCTGGAGGCCCCTGTGATCCGGGTGACAGGGTTTGATGTGCCAGTACCGATGTTTGCCCTGGAGGACGATTACCGGCCCAGTGTTCAGCGAATCTGTCAGGGGATGGAACAGGCGATTCACTTTTAGAGGGGGTAAGTCTGTGAGTGTTCACTTTAAACTGCCAGATGTAGGTGAAGGAGTGGCGGAAGCGGAAGTGATTCGATGGTTAGTCCGTCCAGGGGAGCAAGTAGAGCAGGATCAGGGGGTGGTGGAAGTCCAGACAGACAAGGCTGTGGTAGAGCTTCCCTCCCCTGCTGAAGGGCTGGTGGAGAAGGTTCATTGGCAGGAGGGAGAGACCGTCCCTGTAGGTGAAGTGCTACTGGTGATTCAGCCGCAAGCTCCTCAGCAATCCGGTCCATCGCCCTCTCCCCCACCCCTCCTCCCCAGCGACAGTGAGGAGCAGGAGGGACCGATCTCCCAAGGACTGAAAAGATCAAAGGAGCCACAACCGGAGCGGATACGAACTGCGGGAAAAAGAAGGGTGATGGCGGCCCCCTCCACCCGTCGCCTGGCCCGGGAGTTGGGCATCGACTTGTCCCAGGTACATGGCACCGGTCCCCAAGGAAGGGTAACTCCAGAGGATGTACGGAAATTTGCGAAGAGTGATACTGCTTCGTCAGGGTTATCTTCCATTGATGCAGGTTCAAGGATCAATGGATCAGGGGATCCATTGGTAGAAAAATTATGCAAAACAAGGGAAGTAATCGCCAAGCGCCTTCATTTCTCCGTCACACAAAAGCCCCATGTGACTCATTTTGACGAGTTAAATGCAGAAGGTTTGGTCAGTTGGCGAAGAAGGCTGAAGGAAGAATCCGGTATCCAAATGAGCTATTTCCCTGTTCTTTTGAAAGCATTGGCTGTTACCATCCGTCACCATCCCCAATTTAATGCCCATTTTGACGAAGAACAAAAACAGATTCACCGATTTACTTCTGTTCACTTGGGTATCGCCGTTGATACACCACGGGGCTTGTTGGTTCCGGTAATTCGGGATGTGGATCGTAAAAACATTGTGGAGATAGCAAAGGAAGTTCGTCATCTGACTCAGGCAGCGCAAAACGGTAGCCTCTCCCCGGATCAATTACGGGGAAGTACCTTGACCGTCAGCAATGTAGGACCCCTGGGCGGACGGTGGGCGACTCCCATTATAAACCCGCCGGAAGTGGCGATTTTGGCGATACATCCCATTGAACAGCGGCCTGTAGTTATAGATGGCAAATTAACTTCCGGTTGGCGCATGAATGTCTCCCTCTCCTTTGATCACCGGATTTTGGACGGTGCGGATGCGATCCGCTTTACTCAGACATTGGAGGGGTATTTACGGGACATGGGTAAACTGGTATTGGAGTTGAGCTGATATAGGTTACACAGTCCTGTCAGCCATTCGTCCACAGCGAAACATGTGGGGGAATCCCTTTATATCTTTGCGAGGGGGAAAATCCCTAGCTTTAGCTATGGGGATGAAAGCGAGCGTCAGACGAGGGAAAATGGGAGAGCAAATCCGGAGGATGGTTCGGAGGAGCATTTGAGATGAATGGTATTGAATCACTTTGGAATTCCCCTTCGCCTGAAAAAAGACGGGAACCGGGTGTCCATTCTGCTCAGGGGCTAGTCGAAACCGATAGGAAGCCACTCTTTGGAACTGCCTAAAAAATGAGTCTTCTGGTCTATTGATCCAGGGATATGAAAACTATAAACTGAAGATGAATAATTTGACTCATTTATCCTTTATTCCCGAAGACCCAATGAACAGCCCACATCGTGTGGGCTTTATTTATTTCCGGCATAGGTGGCTAAATCAGAAGGCAGTATGAGGGAGATTAGGCAGTAACCGGAGAACATGAAAGAAGGGGAAACATGGCGGATATTGCAGAAAAACAACAACAGGCGATCCAGATGTGGCAGGCGATACAAAAAAGTCGAAAGTCCAAACAGGAAGCATTGGATGTGGGAAATTATCAAGAAGCGGAACGCATTACGGGAGATTTGGTTTTCTGGGAATTAAAAATGAAACGGCTCCGTCAGGAAATCGGATTGTTTGCCTTGTTTTATGAAGATGACCAAGGAGACTGGAAAACAGCTTTCGAGGAAGCTGTTCATACCAGTGACTAGTGCCCCTTCTACGAATATTGTATGGAAAGTGCTGAAAAACCGGATCAAAGTTGCCTGAAGGGCTACTAGCACTACATTGGAGCTTGGAAATGTCCACCGTGATAAAAAACCATTGGGTCCATGAATATAAGGTGTATATCCATCATATCCGGGGCCGGGTCGGATCAGGCTCCGGATAGCACATCGACACAATGGATCCCGGAATTCATCCTTCTTCTTCCCAATGTAACGTATTGCCAAAGACAGGAACACTGGTTATACTGAAAACAGCTAACTTGCAAAACAAGTTAGCTGGAAAGGGGGATTTCCTTGTCTGCCTACAGCCAAATGCTGAAAGGGATCATGGAGGGGTGTATCCTGGCGATTATGGAAAAACAAGAGGTATACGGTTATGAACTGAGTCAGTTGTTGCAACAGTACGGCTTCCCCCATATCAGTGAAGGCAGTATCTATCCTTTGTTGCTCCGTATGCAAAAGGACAAATGGATTCTGGGAAAGATGCGGAGTTCTCCTTCAGGACCGAAGCGAAAATATTATCGTTTGACTCCGTCCGGACAGAAAGCTCTGCGTGAATTTCGGAAAAACTGGCAGGGCCTTTCCCTGGCTGTGGACCGGATATTGAATCAATCTTATTTTTAAGGTTCTTTTTTTGAGTTACTACCTTGTAAAACAAGATAAAGGGTGGGAGAAAAGACGAAAAAAGAACCGGGTCGTTTGACAATTTCTCCTCAGGGGAGAAAGCCATAAGTGGCTGTCCAGAAACGAATCCCGGTCTTTTTTTCGATAGGTTTAATATATTATTTTAAGTTCTGTAAAGTCGTAAATGCAGGTAACGTTTATCCTTTTACCGACTCATCCCTTTTTCAAACACATTCCGGGTCATTCGTATCATCCAATTTCGGGGAAGGATTTTGGATAAGGGGCGAATAAACCGGAATTTACGATGGGGAATGGCGATAACAGCCCCCTCCATCATCTGCTGGTATCCGTAAAGTGCCACCTCTTCCGGTGTCTTTGCCTTTTGAAATTCTCTGTGTCCTTGCAAGGATGCCCGTTCTTCAAACTCGGTTTTGGTGGGTCCCGGACATAAAGCGGTAACCGTAATCCCCGTTCCCTCCAGCTCATTGGCCAACGCTTCAGAGAAGGAAAGGACATAGGCCTTGCTGGCGGCATATACAGCCATCAAAGGATTGGGCTGAAAGGATGCGATGGAGCCCACATTCAGAATGCGTCCTTCCCCCTTTTCCAACATGTCAGGGAGAAAGAGTTTGGTCAGGTGGGTTAAGGCTCCTATATTAACTTGGATCATATCCAGTTCCTCATGCCGATCGGTTTCCGAAAAAAGTCCATGTAACCCAAACCCGGCATTATTAACTAAAAAATCAACGGAAAATCCTGCCCGGCAAACTTCTTTGTGAATTTCTTTCGGTGCTTGGGGATGAGACAGGTCTTCATCAATTACAAGTGAGGAGATGTCGAAATGCTCCTCCAGTTTGGATGACAAAGCATCCAGCTTGTCCCGACTACGTGCGGTCAGGATCAGGTTGTGACCATCCCTTGCAAACAAATAAGCCAACTCGTAACCGATCCCACTGGATGCTCCAGTGATCAGAGCCGTTTTACGGTTAGACGTGAATTGCATTGCTTTCACCTCAGATGACAGCGATCAGGCAGTTGGACCTGTGTTTTCATGTTAAGGGAGCGGCTCATCGCCGTCAACTACAATCCATTACAATCAACACAAATGACAGTTGACAGTTATGGGAATATCAATTCATAATTATAGGATAATTCGGAAATGATCTTGGGTAAAAGGAGTGTGCAAGAAATGTCCCCAAAAGTCAAATCAGCTTCATCTCGGCAGAAAGGTTCCGACGGGGAAAGTGAGAAGAAATATGTTATCTCTTTTACCTGGATGATCTTGCTGACGCTGATTTCCTTTATTTTGGTGGGCGCTGGTGTTATGTCAACAGGTTTTCTCATTCCCTTCATTCTCTTGCTGGCTATGGTTCAGGTAGTGTTGCAACTGGTTACCTTTATGCACTTAAAAGAAAAAGGACACGCATTTCCCGTTGTGTTTGTAATCGGGGCGGCGGTAGTCGCTGCGACGTGCATTGTGGCGATGGTATTCTGGGCGTAGTTCTTAAGGGGACCAAATGGTATCCTTTTTTTTTGCCATTTTAAAAAAGGCCCAAAAATTGAAGAAGCAAGACCAAGCCACCTAAAATCCAGACATATATTGCAAATCCTTTCAAAGATCCTTTTTTCAACAAGTTGATCATCCATCGGACTGCCAGGTAGCCGAACAATGCCGCCATAGCTGTGGCTACCAGTAGAGATGAAAGAGGAAGCATTTGTGTACGACCGGTGACTAGCTCCATCCCCTGTAACAGAAACCCGCCTCCGATAGCGGGGATGGACAGAAAAAAAGAAAAATAGGCAGCGGTGGATTTATGGATGCCTCGATAGAGAGCGGCGGCAATGGTCAAGCCGGAACGTGAGATGGCAGGTAAGATAGCGGCTCCCTGAAAGGTTCCGATGATAATGGCATCGGTAACGGAGATATCTTCCAGCTTTTTAAAACCCTTGTCTTTTAAATGATCAGCGATCCAGAGAATCAGACCCGTTGCAAGGAACTCCCATCCAATCGTAATACCCGTGCGGGAGATTTCCTCAAAAAAATCTTTGAAGAGAATGCCGATCAAGGCGGTGGGAATGGTTCCAACCACCAACAGCAAGGATAGATGGCTGATGGGATGACGAAGAAGGTGAAGCAATTCTCGACGGTAAACGGCTACAACAGCCAAAAGTGTCCCGAAATGAAGCATGGTATCCAAAAAGAGACCTGCTTCATCCAGTCCGAACAAGTGTCGCCCCAAATATAGGTGTCCAGTGCTACTGACTGGAAGAAACTCGGTAACTCCTTGCAAAATCCCCAGTATCAGCGCTTCGATCCAATCCATTACGAACCACCCTTCCTTGATATCAGGTTAACCAAGAATGCGGCCAATGTCCTCCACGATTCGGATAAAGGGTGTATGTTCATCATATCTTCCGACGATACAGCCTTCAGGGTCGATCAATATGGAATATGGGACAGAAGGGATTTGAAATGAATCGTAAGTGCGTCTCCCGTCATCCAGCAACACCGGAAATTGATAGCCGTGGTGACGGATAAATTCCGGTACTTTGGAAGGGTCAGCTTCTCTTCCAGTTACATTGACAGTAAAGAATGCAAAGGATGAATCATCGATGGAACGGGCGAAAACCTCTTTTTGTGGGAGATCTTCTTGACAGGCGGGACACCAGGTAACCCAAAAAGAAAGAAGGACTGCTTTGCCCTGATATTTTTCAAGGCAAACCTCGGAACCGTCATCAAGTCGAGGCAGACAAAAAGAAGGAGCTTGTTCCAAATTCATTGATACCACACTCCCTGAAAGGCGGAATTCGTGTCTGTAAGTGGTGATTCATTTGCAATGCCTGTGTATCATAAAAGAGCCAAGGGGGTAAGAGCTTCCATCGTTGCCTGACTGTAGCCGGCTTCAGGTACATCTTACCCCGGATATGTCCACCACAGTGTCAGGAAATACGAGTCAAAACCAGTCCGATGAATAGAAAGATCAGAGAGATTTTCTGTACGGAGGAAAGACGTTCTTTAAAAAACAGGATGGATAACAAAGCTACAACCAAACTGTTGGTGGCAAACAGGGGTGCCACGATGCTGGCAGGGCCTTCAATAAGGGCGACGGTGTAAAGCTGCATGCCGGCAAAGGAAAAGATACCGGCAAGCAATCCCCACTTGATACCCGTTCCCATGGCCTTCGTTCCAGCATGTTGATTGGTGTTGCGTCCTTTACGCCACAGTTCAAAGGAGAACCAGATCAAGCCCAATAAATAGCTGTAAAACAGAACGATTTCTCCTGTCATACCCAGTTCCTCTGTTACTTTTAATCCACCGTTGCGGAAAGTAAACAACAAAGTAGCCCCTATAACGACTGCGTACCATTTCTTATCACGGATGGCCAATTCTTCATCTGGGTCAATGGGGATACAAAGAACGGCTAACAATAGCAAGCCGACTCCGGTCCATTCCATAAAAGTGAGTCTTTCTCCATAAAAAAGAGTGGAAAAGAGAATGATCAATAAAATATTGGTATTAACCAATGGCGAAGTCAGGCTGGCAGGTCCCTTTTCCAATGCGACCATAAACAGCCAGTTACCTGCAGCAGAGCCAAACCCCACAATGATTCCAGCGACCAGAACAGCCCAGTCCCAACGGAATTGGCCTTGCCACACAACCAATCCGGCAAAACCCAAGGTGCCGGAGAGATAAAGACCAAATAGAGTAGCGATGACGGAGCCTCGTTTAACGGAGCTGGTTTTCATCAGAAAACCGGACATGGCAAAAATAAGAGAGCTGAGCAACCCCCATACAAACCACATCAGATGCTCTTCCTTTCCAAGTATGGGTTGATTCGATATGCTCACCCTAACATAACCTGGCGGGTCCGTCTATTTGCAGTATGTTGTCCACTCCTCTTACTATACATAATCCATTTGTCTTAAAAAGATGCCATCAACCAGCTCCATTCACCCGGTTTTGGAGGGAAATAAAGTCGTTCAAAATAAGAAAAAAGCGACTGCCTGTGCGGCAACCGCTGTTTCATACTAATGGACGGATCGTTTAAACTTGATTTCCCGTAATCGTTTTTTCTGTTCTTCCGGCCACCAAGCCCCACAATCCTTACTGACGATACAAGAGGCACATCGATTAAGATCATATACCCTCATCCCGGTTACAGGAGGGGAATAAGAGTGAAGAGTGACCAGTGGCTGGTCTTTTTGATTGCCCATATCATGAATCATCGTTTGTGACGTAAAGAAAACCGTGGAGGTCTTTTCCTGTTTCTCCACATGGGGAACGGGAACGCCATCTTCAATCTTGTAAAGAGTATGTGCAGTCTCACCGCTGACCACATAAATCCATCCAAAAGAACCGCCATGATCGTGGGGAGAGCATTTGTTGAAGGGAACCCAGTTGGCCACAACAATTTCCACATGTTCCGTTCGGTAGAGAGACTTTTTGCCGTAAGGTTTGTTTCCGGGATCCTTGATAAAGGGCAATAGCTCTTCTTCAGACACCTCCAGCTTTTCCAAGGCTTCTTTCAGTTCACGGGGAGATGGCTTCTTTAAATGACCAAAAACTTTCTCCATCTTATCAATCGTATTCATACCAGTAATCACCCGAAAGTATTGTTATTTTTAAATATTTTCCATTATATGTACTTAACAAAAACTATGTAACCACAGTTCGACACTTTGAGGACATCTCGGGTTTTTACCCATTTTTAAAAAAGGAACGTGGTACACTTGAAAAGAAACAAGTCAGTCGGAGGGATCAGAATGGTTCATGTGGAAGTGCTGAAACAACAGGCGATGGAGAAAGTTTCACATCTTTTGCCGAAGGATATTTTCAACGAATTTGATAACTTGAACTCTCGGATGTTGGTAGCTGTCACCTGTTTACAGCGGGGAGAAAAGGAGTTGGCCTACGGATTGTTTGAATCCATTGCAGCTCATGGCCCGTCTGAAAATGAAAATCGTCAGTTTGCTTTTGTCCGTAGTTTGGTTGAAATGGCTGAAATGGATGCGGAGAAGGAAAATTTTAGGGATGCTGTTCAGAAAATGAGTGTAGCCCTTGCATCATTCCCTGAGGGAATGAACTATATGATGAGTCGTACACATTTGGATGTTTATTTAACTTATTACCGCTTTCGTCTTGGAGAGCGGGATCAAGCCAAGGAAGAGTTGCAAAACATTATCCTCAGGGAAAAAAAGAAGTTCGCTCAATATAAAGATCCTGAAGAGGGTCGAAATTTACTGGGCCCCGCCCTGTGTTACGCCATTCACCAACAGGCATTGTTTTACGGGGAGGAAAAAGAGTGGGAACAGGCTGTAAAAGTGTTTGAAGGAATACGGGATTATGCCGGATCCATCGATGAAAGGGGATGGAAAGAGGCAGAGGAAATGAAGCAGGATCACCTGTATGAAGAAGCTTTCCAATGTCTGACAGAATCCACGTTTTATGAAGCTGGTTAAGCCTGTTCCCTGGGTGGAAGGGACAACTAATATTTGAAGGAAAAGCCGGAAATGAAGCTTCATGAATCTTGTATGATTCCAGGGAAAACCACAAATAATATCAATGACTGGAACCATAGGAGGTGAATGGAGTGGAGGATTCACCGATTCAACAATTCCTGCAAGAGTATAAAGAGGGTGTGGGACAGTTTGAAAAATACCTTCCGGAAGCAGGCAGGGGGTACCGGCGGTTTACGGAGGCTTGCTTTAAAAAAGGCGAACTGTCAGTGATGCATAAGCATTTGATAGGTGTTGCCCTGGCTGCGATGACCAATGATGAGTACTGTATGGTTTATCATACCAAGGGAGCTGTCGATCAAGGGGCGACGGACCGTCAGGTGTTTGAGGCGGCTGCGATAGCTGGGGCTTTTGGTGGTGGAGTAGTTATCTCCCAGGCGGTAACATTGTTACAGGACAGTTTGCAGGAGTTTCGGAAAACAGGGAGTTCAGCCCAGGGGATGAAGCATTAGCAGAGTGGCTTAAGTGGAATGGGATAAACTGACTCTTTCAATAGAGAATACAGGGAAATGCCGTTTTTTCTTCGACAAAGAAAATCTGTGGGAGGAAAAACGGCATTTTTAATCCAAATCCTGGGCACTGATTAGGACAGAATCAGGAAAGGAAAGAAAAAAAGAGGGGGTTCCGCCGACAGAAAGTGTGAGGACTTTGAATGGATGTCAGTGGAGAGAGAGAGGCTTCATCAGATTTGATGCTCTTTCAAATCCCATGATACGATCATGAACAGCAATGAAAGGAGAGGTCCCTTATTCAAAGCCGAAAGGTAACACCATCCATCCAGAAGTCCATGTATACAGCTCATCAAATCACCTATGTTGAATACGAGAGCAGCATTGAAAAACGAATGAAAGTGGAAGCAGCACGGGAAGCCGATTATAAAAAAGCTAAAACCGTTGTGGCTAAAGTAGGTTGACAGAAACAACAAGGAGCCGGATTTCCTGGCTCCTTATTGTTTCCGATGTCGGATATTCATGTTAGTGCTATAATAGTATTGTTAAAGTGCTAGAATTGAGTCGACAGAGGCAGGGAAAGGTTCTCCCGGAAGGGATCTGTCGTTTATCATCGATTCAGTCTGAAGTCATGTAGTCGGAAGCTTATAAAAGGAGTGGGGTTTATGAATCAAACCTACAGTCTCAACTGGGACTTGGATATCTTTTTCCCCGGGGGCAGTCAATCCCCTCAATTCCAGGAGTATGTGAAAAAGCTGGAACAAGATGTACAACGTTTTGATCATCAAGTAAAGGCTTTCCCGCAAAAAGAGGCGGAAGATTTGGATACTTGGCACAGCTTATTTCTCACTCTCCAAGATCTTTTTAAAAGATTGACTGAATCCAGTTCCTTTGTTTCCTGTTTGGAAGCGGCAGATATGAAGGATGAAGCTCCCAAGATCATACGGGGCCGTTTGGAACAGATATCCGCCAGCCTGGGCTCAACTCTGACCTTGTTGGATGATCAGTTGTTAAAGCTGTCAGAGGACTTTTTTCAAACATTGTTGCAGGATTCCCGCTTTCAACCCATCGCATTTTCTTTAAAGGAACGGCGTGACCGGGCAAAGGAGAAAATGGACCCTGGGATGGAAAGCTTGGCCGGGGATCTTTCAGTTGACGGTTATCACGCATGGGGAGAGCTTTATTATTTAATCGTGGGACGAATGTCAATCCCGTATGAAGAAAAAGGGGAAGTGAAGCAGTTATCCGTTGGCCAGGCCTCCAATAAAATGACCAGTGGAAACAGGGCTGTCCGCAAAGAAATATTCAACAAGCTGAATGATGCTTGGGAACAAGAAGAAAACTTGTTGCTCTCCACTTTGAATCATTTGTCCGGCTATCGCCTGCAGCTTTATCGCCATCGTAAGTGGGACTCGGTATTGAAAGAGCCCCTGGCTCTGAATCGAATGTCGGAAAAGACGCTTCAAACGATGTGGAAAGTGATTGACGGGAATAAACAGCCGTTGTTAAGCTATTTTCAACGCAAAGCATCGTTGTTAGGCGTTGATAAGTTGAGTTGGTATGATGTGTATGCTCCCCTGAGTGAGGAAGAGCAGACCCTGTCCTATGATGAGGCGGCAAATTTTATCCTGGAACACTTTGGGCGTTTCGATTCCCGACTGCAAGAGTTTGCCCTTCGTGCCTTCCAAGAAAGATGGATTGAAGCGGAAGACCGCCCCGGAAAACGACCAGGAGGTTTTTGTACCAGCTTTGGGGAAAGCAATCAATCCCGTATTTTTATGACCTTTTCCGGTTCAGCCACCAATGTAAGCACATTAGCACACGAACTGGGCCATGCGTATCATTCCTATGTGATGAAGGATCTGCCTCCCATGGCCAAAAACTATGCCATGAATGTGGCGGAGACTGCCTCCACGTTTGCGGAATTAATCGTGGCGGATGCTTCTATCCAGGCTGCAAAGTCCAAAGAGCAAAAGATCGCTTTGCTGGAGGATAAAATTCAGCGTTCAGCTGCATTTTTTATGGATGTTCATGCTCGTTTCCTGTTTGAGAGTCGCTTTTATGAGCAGCGAAAGCAAGGACCCGTCAGTGCCGAACAAGTTAAAAAGTTGATTTTGGAGGCACAGCGAGAGGCCTTCCATGATGGGTTGGATGAGTATCATCCTTATTTTTGGGCCGCCAAGCTTCATTTTTTCATAACCGGAATGCCATTTTACAATTTCCCCTATACTTTTGGTTATCTGTTTAGTACCGGGTTATATGGGAAAGCTTTGACAGAAGGACCGCAGTTTGCAGAGAAGTATGTGGACCTTTTACGGGATACGGGTCGAATGAGTGTGGAAGAGCTGGCCAACAAACACCTGGGTGTGGATCTGACACAGCCAACTTTTTGGCAAGATGCGGTGGATTTAGTTCACGATGATATCAGGCAGTTCCTGGCATTAACCGAGAAATAAAGGGAGAGGGCTGGGTTTCCTGCTGGAAATCCGGCTCTTTTTTCATTTCCTGGGAAATGGTGTTTCCGGAATCCATAACATGATGCCTGGTTGACTCAGAATGTTCCTCACTTTTAAGACAAATCCCTTGGTTTCGTAATGATTGCCACTCTTGGTGAGAAGAATAGGAAAATGAAGAGTTGGGAAGCACTCAACCCGGCTTTGCAGGATGAGTATAAAGAGATGGCGGGATAGGGGGAATCTTTGGCTGTTTCAGACTATCAAACCTGTCTGGTGGCTTGGGTTGTTCTATCGATTTCCAAAAGGAACCCTATGCTTTTAACAGATATTTTTAATCCGGAGAAGTCGGAAGGGATTAAAAGTCTTTGGGAGTAAAACTAAGGCTGTTTTGTGATCAAATAGAAAGAGACGGGGTGGTACCCATGCATGATTTGGGGAAATCAAAACGTAAGCATAAAAAAATGACCATGCAAAAAGCCATCAAGAGGGCATTGCTGATCACCATTGGATCTGTACTGATGGCAGTGGGCCTGGAAATTTTTTTGGTACCCAACAGTGTCATTGACGGAGGCATCGTCGGTATTGCCATTATTTTGTCCCACCTGTTCCAAATTAAATTGGGATTGTTATTGTTCTTATTAAATCTTCCTTTTTTCTTTGTCGGGTATAAACAAATCGGTAAAACCTTTGCTATATCAACGGTATATGGTGTTTCCATTATGTCCGTGGCGACGTTTTTGTTGCACCCGATTTCGCCTCTTACGGATGATCCCCTGCTGGCAGCCGTGTTTGGCGGGATTGTTTTGGGAATCGGTGTCGGGATGGTAATCCGCAACGGCGGTTCCTTGGATGGGACGGAAGTTTTGGCTATTCTGATGCATAATCGGCTGCCTCTTTCAGTCGGGCAAATCGTGATGTTTTTCAATATATTCATCCTGGGAAGTGCAGGTTTTGTGTTTGGCTGGGATCGGGCTATGTATTCCCTGATCGCCTACTTTATTGCATTTAAAATGATGGATTTGACCATTGAAGGATTTGATGAA is part of the Kroppenstedtia pulmonis genome and harbors:
- a CDS encoding dihydrolipoamide acetyltransferase family protein, producing MSVHFKLPDVGEGVAEAEVIRWLVRPGEQVEQDQGVVEVQTDKAVVELPSPAEGLVEKVHWQEGETVPVGEVLLVIQPQAPQQSGPSPSPPPLLPSDSEEQEGPISQGLKRSKEPQPERIRTAGKRRVMAAPSTRRLARELGIDLSQVHGTGPQGRVTPEDVRKFAKSDTASSGLSSIDAGSRINGSGDPLVEKLCKTREVIAKRLHFSVTQKPHVTHFDELNAEGLVSWRRRLKEESGIQMSYFPVLLKALAVTIRHHPQFNAHFDEEQKQIHRFTSVHLGIAVDTPRGLLVPVIRDVDRKNIVEIAKEVRHLTQAAQNGSLSPDQLRGSTLTVSNVGPLGGRWATPIINPPEVAILAIHPIEQRPVVIDGKLTSGWRMNVSLSFDHRILDGADAIRFTQTLEGYLRDMGKLVLELS
- a CDS encoding PadR family transcriptional regulator, with translation MSAYSQMLKGIMEGCILAIMEKQEVYGYELSQLLQQYGFPHISEGSIYPLLLRMQKDKWILGKMRSSPSGPKRKYYRLTPSGQKALREFRKNWQGLSLAVDRILNQSYF
- a CDS encoding SDR family NAD(P)-dependent oxidoreductase; amino-acid sequence: MQFTSNRKTALITGASSGIGYELAYLFARDGHNLILTARSRDKLDALSSKLEEHFDISSLVIDEDLSHPQAPKEIHKEVCRAGFSVDFLVNNAGFGLHGLFSETDRHEELDMIQVNIGALTHLTKLFLPDMLEKGEGRILNVGSIASFQPNPLMAVYAASKAYVLSFSEALANELEGTGITVTALCPGPTKTEFEERASLQGHREFQKAKTPEEVALYGYQQMMEGAVIAIPHRKFRFIRPLSKILPRNWMIRMTRNVFEKGMSR
- a CDS encoding cytochrome C oxidase subunit IV family protein, which produces MSPKVKSASSRQKGSDGESEKKYVISFTWMILLTLISFILVGAGVMSTGFLIPFILLLAMVQVVLQLVTFMHLKEKGHAFPVVFVIGAAVVAATCIVAMVFWA
- a CDS encoding undecaprenyl-diphosphate phosphatase, whose translation is MDWIEALILGILQGVTEFLPVSSTGHLYLGRHLFGLDEAGLFLDTMLHFGTLLAVVAVYRRELLHLLRHPISHLSLLLVVGTIPTALIGILFKDFFEEISRTGITIGWEFLATGLILWIADHLKDKGFKKLEDISVTDAIIIGTFQGAAILPAISRSGLTIAAALYRGIHKSTAAYFSFFLSIPAIGGGFLLQGMELVTGRTQMLPLSSLLVATAMAALFGYLAVRWMINLLKKGSLKGFAIYVWILGGLVLLLQFLGLF
- a CDS encoding TlpA family protein disulfide reductase — encoded protein: MNLEQAPSFCLPRLDDGSEVCLEKYQGKAVLLSFWVTWCPACQEDLPQKEVFARSIDDSSFAFFTVNVTGREADPSKVPEFIRHHGYQFPVLLDDGRRTYDSFQIPSVPYSILIDPEGCIVGRYDEHTPFIRIVEDIGRILG
- a CDS encoding DMT family transporter, which codes for MWFVWGLLSSLIFAMSGFLMKTSSVKRGSVIATLFGLYLSGTLGFAGLVVWQGQFRWDWAVLVAGIIVGFGSAAGNWLFMVALEKGPASLTSPLVNTNILLIILFSTLFYGERLTFMEWTGVGLLLLAVLCIPIDPDEELAIRDKKWYAVVIGATLLFTFRNGGLKVTEELGMTGEIVLFYSYLLGLIWFSFELWRKGRNTNQHAGTKAMGTGIKWGLLAGIFSFAGMQLYTVALIEGPASIVAPLFATNSLVVALLSILFFKERLSSVQKISLIFLFIGLVLTRIS
- a CDS encoding cysteine dioxygenase; this translates as MNTIDKMEKVFGHLKKPSPRELKEALEKLEVSEEELLPFIKDPGNKPYGKKSLYRTEHVEIVVANWVPFNKCSPHDHGGSFGWIYVVSGETAHTLYKIEDGVPVPHVEKQEKTSTVFFTSQTMIHDMGNQKDQPLVTLHSYSPPVTGMRVYDLNRCASCIVSKDCGAWWPEEQKKRLREIKFKRSVH
- a CDS encoding carboxymuconolactone decarboxylase family protein encodes the protein MEDSPIQQFLQEYKEGVGQFEKYLPEAGRGYRRFTEACFKKGELSVMHKHLIGVALAAMTNDEYCMVYHTKGAVDQGATDRQVFEAAAIAGAFGGGVVISQAVTLLQDSLQEFRKTGSSAQGMKH
- a CDS encoding M3 family oligoendopeptidase, which translates into the protein MNQTYSLNWDLDIFFPGGSQSPQFQEYVKKLEQDVQRFDHQVKAFPQKEAEDLDTWHSLFLTLQDLFKRLTESSSFVSCLEAADMKDEAPKIIRGRLEQISASLGSTLTLLDDQLLKLSEDFFQTLLQDSRFQPIAFSLKERRDRAKEKMDPGMESLAGDLSVDGYHAWGELYYLIVGRMSIPYEEKGEVKQLSVGQASNKMTSGNRAVRKEIFNKLNDAWEQEENLLLSTLNHLSGYRLQLYRHRKWDSVLKEPLALNRMSEKTLQTMWKVIDGNKQPLLSYFQRKASLLGVDKLSWYDVYAPLSEEEQTLSYDEAANFILEHFGRFDSRLQEFALRAFQERWIEAEDRPGKRPGGFCTSFGESNQSRIFMTFSGSATNVSTLAHELGHAYHSYVMKDLPPMAKNYAMNVAETASTFAELIVADASIQAAKSKEQKIALLEDKIQRSAAFFMDVHARFLFESRFYEQRKQGPVSAEQVKKLILEAQREAFHDGLDEYHPYFWAAKLHFFITGMPFYNFPYTFGYLFSTGLYGKALTEGPQFAEKYVDLLRDTGRMSVEELANKHLGVDLTQPTFWQDAVDLVHDDIRQFLALTEK
- a CDS encoding YitT family protein, coding for MTMQKAIKRALLITIGSVLMAVGLEIFLVPNSVIDGGIVGIAIILSHLFQIKLGLLLFLLNLPFFFVGYKQIGKTFAISTVYGVSIMSVATFLLHPISPLTDDPLLAAVFGGIVLGIGVGMVIRNGGSLDGTEVLAILMHNRLPLSVGQIVMFFNIFILGSAGFVFGWDRAMYSLIAYFIAFKMMDLTIEGFDETKSVWIFSDRFEEIGDALLHRLGRGVTYFKGEGAYTGEGKNVIFCVVTRLEEAKLISIVDDIDPNAFLAIANMHDVKGGQFKKREIH